The following DNA comes from Chloroflexia bacterium SDU3-3.
TCACTTCGTGTGGGGGATCTGGTCTATACCTATGATTTTACACAGAAGACGGTGGTGAAGAGGCTGATTTTAAAGCTGTATCAAGGCCATACCGAACATCTCGTTGATGTGCAGGTTGGCAATGATATAATCACAGCTACCCGTATGCACCCATTTTGGGTAGAGAGCGCCCAGGAATGGCTGCCAGCCGCACAGCTTGAGACGGGTATGCTCATCCGATTGCTTGATGGGACTATCGGGGTGGTGAAATCAGCACGAGTATACCCTGCGGTTTCGACAACCTATAACCTTGAGGTTGAGGAAACCCATAACTACTTTGTTGGTGGCGATGGTGTTCTTGTACACAATGGTTCTGATGATGATCTTTCGAACTTCGCTAGTACCGAAAAAGCGAATGCATATATTTATATTATTAAATGTGTGCAGGCAGATGGTAGTGAAGTTACCATATATGTTGGTAAAACTATTCAGGATCCAGATACAAGATACCAGCAGCACCTTGATGAATCATTAAAAGATAGCTCTTATAAGCGTATAGATGGTAAGCCTTGGGGGGATCCTGAGGTTAAAGCACGCCTATCTGTAGACAGAGTGCCGCTTGGTGAACGGACTGCTTACGAAATTGCTATATGGGAACTCTATTACATCAATAAGGAGAAGGCTCAGTTTGAGGCCCATATGCAGAATCAGATAGCACCGATCACTGAGGATAACTATAATGAGTTCAAGAGTATGCATAATCCATGCCTCTAGGAGTATATAATGCCGACCTATAAAACAGGAGACCTGTTTGCAATACCGCTTGGGGATGGAACCTACAGCATCGGGCGGATCATGCTGGATGTGGCAAAGCAGTGCTGGAAGCCCAAGCTGATCGAGGATACATCGCCGCTGCACGCATTCTCGAATAGTCTGCTGGTTGAGATCTATAAGACCACCTACGATCATCCCGTGGGCGAGCAGTCTGATCTGCTCATCCCAGGCTATTTTGTCTCACCACAGCTGGTGAAAGATGGGACATGGCCGATTGTGGAACATGTCCCAGTTGATCCGACGCAGGTGGCGTTTCCTGAGTTTGTCAGCCCGTTTGGGATGAATATGTATTTGATGCGGGGCGAGGTACGCCTCTTGCTGGGGCCAGGCATTGATGGTTGGCAAGGCATTTCTGTTCCGCTGAAGGTTAAGCCGCCGATTGTGCTGCCAAACATCTGCCGATACTATCTTGGGCGGCACGAGGGAATTGCCCCAGCGGCACTGGCTAACGCCAAGCTCACCAACCAGGATCTGCGCTTCAACGATCGCCGCAGCGAGGTGTACCAGGCGCTTGGTCTGTCGGAAGATGAGCCATACTACCCCTTTGCGGCCTCACGCGGATTTGATCTTGCACGCTTCTATTGATGTTTCCTCTCTAAGAAGATGTAGGTGCTGCAATGGGTTGGTGGCCAATAGGTTCTGATGGCGATGTGATTGGCGATGACCCTGCCGATAGTGTGGCGCTGGCGCTTAACGTCCTTGCTGAACAGTCGCAGCAGCGCAGCGGCGCGCTGCCAAGCGTGGGTGATCTGCTCGGCCTGCTTGCCACGGTGCTGCGCGAGCCAGATCTGGCGGTGCTGGATGATGCCCAGCGTGTGGCGCTGGCTGGCCTGGAGGCCACCATGCGCTCTGGTGTGACGATCAGTGGGAACGGTGAGCGCTGGATTGATGCGTGGCAGATCGCGCCGATCCGCCGTGCCTGCGCCCGCACGCTGCGGTTCTACCAGGATGCTATGGCGCGCCCCCCGCGCCTGAGCGAGGTGCTGGCCACCTGGGCATTTGTGCTTGGGAGCGGAGCCGACGACTATCTTGCGGTTGACCCAGATGATGCGCTGCTGGGGATCGCTCCGCAGCTTGCGCCGCTTCGCCCGCGCGAGGCGTTTCTCGCCCCTGCGCACCGCGAGGTGGCCGTGCGATTCCTCCGTGAGGAGGTGGAGCGCCTCGCGCTGATGGCGAGCGACCCATCTACCGATGCGGGCGGGCGCGAGATCGCGTTGGATATGATCTTCCGCTACCGGCTGTCCCATCTGATTGCGCGCTACTCTCGTGGGGACGCCATCGCGAGCCTTGGGGCCGAGTTCCCCGCGATTGTGGATGCGCTTGCGGCCTATCTCGCTACCCCCGACTCGTATGGGATCGCCCTTGAGTTCTATGAGCACTATGTTTCCTGCATGTGGCTGGTGTCGCTGGCTACCCTGCTGCATGTGGATGACGCGCTGTTTGACCGGCTGCTGGGGTTGCTCAACCAGGGCGGGCGCGATATGCTGTTCGACCGGCTAGTGGCCTATCGCCGCCCAGGTGGGGAATTGTGTCCCGATCTGCTGCACCCGCTGCCGTATACGTCGCTCGCTATGGCGCTTTCTAGCGCGGAGCCTCGGCGCGGCGAGCTGCTGCGCATGTTTTTGGGCCAGTACTACCCGAGCGCCGCGAAGCTCTCGTGGCACGACCTGCATCTGAGGTCGAGCGAGAAGTTCTTTGGCTACTGGAGCTTCGAGGTGGCGGCGTTTGTGGTGTGCGAGGGGGTCGAGGATGCGGCGTTTGCCGATGACTATTTCTACCCGCGCGACCTGACCGGGCGGCGGATGTATCGGACGTGGGAGGATTCGGAGCAGGGGGCGGCAGATCGCAGCGCATACCAGCGCTATCGTGAAGAGATCAAGGGCTGATGTTTCTGCATGAGGCGCAGGTTTTTTTCTATTCTGATGATGAATTATCGCTATGAGCGCGAACTTCTTGCCCAGCAGATCGCAGATGAGATACAAACGTACCCCGACTGGGTGGCGCTGCTGCCGACCACGGCGCAGGGTTCGGTCGAGAACGCACGGTTTGGCGCCCTGACCTTCGCGCTTCGCCTGGGGCACGCTACAGCGAGATGAAGCAGCGCCATATCGCCAGCCTTGACCTGCTGGTGACGCAGCCCGATGGAGCGTATCGCCAGACGTTGCTCCTTGGCGACGACACGAAGGTCTACGGCGAGATCGTGGCCACGTAGGCGCTGTATCTAGGGCAGAGCATGCGCGGCGACCCTGCGAGTGCTGGAGCACCTGCGGGATGCCCAGCCATCGTTTTTGCATGCCGATGTCGCGGATGCGATTCAGCGCCGTAGCTGATCGTATTTGTGGGGAGAGATGCCCATGCCTCGCTACCTGCCCAGCGTCCCCTACACCTGCTCGATCTGCCACACGGCATTTCCCCTCCGCACTTGGTTTGAGCCAGCGCGCCCCGGCGTGGTGCAGATGCCCGACTCCTGCCCCGCCTGCGGCGCGCCCATCCGAAGCCGCGCCGATCTCACGGTCGGGACAGCCAAAGACCTGATCCTGACGCACTACCAGCTGCCTACCTACAAAAAGCTCTACGCCGATGCGCGGGGGTTCTTTGTCAAGCAGTGCTTGACCGAGAAAGATATCGATACGCTTGAGGCGCTGGTGCACGATCTGGATATGGCCGCGTGGGCCGCTGCCGATAGCCAGGAGAAAGCATCGCAGAAGCTCTCGCGCGAGGATAAGCAGGAGACCTCGCTGATCAAGCGGGCCGCTGAGGAGCATAAGGCGGGCACGCTGCAGCAGGAGCTGCGCGCGGCTGCCGATCAGGCCCGCGCGGCGCTGAGGCGGGAGCGCGAGCAGCACATGAGGGTGTTTGAGCAGCGCGCGCAGCGCTGACTCTGGGTGAGGCGGGCTTCATGAGTGAAGGCGGGCCAGCGCGGCCCGCCTTCGCTGTGTCGCGCCGGGTGTGGCCTACTTCACCAGGTGCCAGCGCTCGATGTTCCAGAGGTAGAGCGGCGTGCTCTTGTTGATCGGGCCATCCAGCGTGGTGACTTTGGCGCTCAGCGCCGCCACCCGCCGGTCGCTCCACAGGAACAGGTAGGGCTTCAGCTCGCTGATGCGCTGCTGGGCGCGCTGGAGCGCGTCGGTGCGCTGGGCGCTGTCGTAGATCTGGCGGGCCGCGACCACCTGGTTTTCGTACTGGGCGTCGCTAAAGCCCACGAAGTTCAGCGCCGCCCGCATGTCGGCCACGCCCTGGTTGATCTGGCTGCTGTGGAACAGCGCGTAGTTGTCGGGGTCGTAGAACAGGTAGTCGCCGAACGCTGGGTCGCCCGCGCCGCCGACCCAGCTGCCCAGCAGCAGGTCGAAGTCGTAGGGCGGCATGTAGCGGGCCGAGAGCACGGTCTCGAAGTCGGCGGGCTGCACGGTGAGGCTGATGCCCACGGTGGCGGCGGCCTTGGCGATCAGGTTGGCGGCCTTGATGCGGCGCTGGTCGTCGCCGCGCACGAAGAGCTGGGCGGCCAGCGGCTTGCCGTCGCGCTGGCGCACTGCGCCGCCGTCGGGCACGCGCCAGCCGGCCTCATCCAGCAGGGCGCGGGCCTGGGCCAGATCGACCGTGCTGGTGGGCGGCGGCACCACGTCGGCCCACGAGCCGGGCGCGGCATCCGAGCCGATGGCGCGGCCCACGCCGCCGGTGGCCTCGCGCACCAGGGCGGGCATGTCGATGGCCTTGGCCAGGGCGTTGCGCACCTGGGCGTCGGCGAAGGGCCGCCCCTGGCGCGTGTTGAAGCCCAGGAAGTAGTAGCCGTTCTCGACGTACTCGCCCACGCGCGCGTCGGGCACCGTGGCCGTGATCGGCCTGCTGTCGGCGGGCAGCTCGGCTAGCAGCAGCTGGCCGTCGGCCATGGCCTTGGCGGCCACGGCGGCGTCGGGGGCCACCGCAAACACCACGCGGTCGAGCAGCGGCGGCCCGCGGTAGAATAGCGGGTTGGCTGCCAGGCTGATCGACTGCCCCGCCTCGCGTTTCTCCAGCTTGAATGGCCCGCTGCCCACCGGCGCATCCCAGAAGTTCAGCTCGGCGATGTTTTTTCCGTTCAGCAGGTGCTTGGGCAGGATGGGCACGGCCAGCTCGGCGAAGATCGGCGCGTAGCGCTCGGTGAGCGAGATCTCGACGGTGCTGGCGTTCAGCGGCGTCACCTGGGCCACGCGGGCGCGCAGATCGGCCAGCAGCGAGGTGGTGGGCGAGATAGTGCGCAGCTCGCCGAGGGTGTAGGCCACATCGTCGCTGGTCACGGGGGTGCCGTCGTGCCAGGTGAGGTTGGTGCGCAGCGTGAAGGTGATCAGCCGCCCATCGGCGGATGCGTCCCAGCGCTCGGCTAGGTCGGGGCGGGGCTGGAGCTTGTCGTCCAGGTAGGTCAGGCCGCTGTACATCAGCTCGATCACCTGCTCCTCGGCCCGCGTGCGCGGCTGCCAGGGCCGCAGCTCGGCCACCTC
Coding sequences within:
- a CDS encoding DUF1911 domain-containing protein; this translates as MGWWPIGSDGDVIGDDPADSVALALNVLAEQSQQRSGALPSVGDLLGLLATVLREPDLAVLDDAQRVALAGLEATMRSGVTISGNGERWIDAWQIAPIRRACARTLRFYQDAMARPPRLSEVLATWAFVLGSGADDYLAVDPDDALLGIAPQLAPLRPREAFLAPAHREVAVRFLREEVERLALMASDPSTDAGGREIALDMIFRYRLSHLIARYSRGDAIASLGAEFPAIVDALAAYLATPDSYGIALEFYEHYVSCMWLVSLATLLHVDDALFDRLLGLLNQGGRDMLFDRLVAYRRPGGELCPDLLHPLPYTSLAMALSSAEPRRGELLRMFLGQYYPSAAKLSWHDLHLRSSEKFFGYWSFEVAAFVVCEGVEDAAFADDYFYPRDLTGRRMYRTWEDSEQGAADRSAYQRYREEIKG
- a CDS encoding peptide ABC transporter substrate-binding protein; its protein translation is MIVLPNRNILVASMAGALLALGLLAGCASNNTPTPLPTATPEPTVTPLPRGGNLTIRAADEVAELRPWQPRTRAEEQVIELMYSGLTYLDDKLQPRPDLAERWDASADGRLITFTLRTNLTWHDGTPVTSDDVAYTLGELRTISPTTSLLADLRARVAQVTPLNASTVEISLTERYAPIFAELAVPILPKHLLNGKNIAELNFWDAPVGSGPFKLEKREAGQSISLAANPLFYRGPPLLDRVVFAVAPDAAVAAKAMADGQLLLAELPADSRPITATVPDARVGEYVENGYYFLGFNTRQGRPFADAQVRNALAKAIDMPALVREATGGVGRAIGSDAAPGSWADVVPPPTSTVDLAQARALLDEAGWRVPDGGAVRQRDGKPLAAQLFVRGDDQRRIKAANLIAKAAATVGISLTVQPADFETVLSARYMPPYDFDLLLGSWVGGAGDPAFGDYLFYDPDNYALFHSSQINQGVADMRAALNFVGFSDAQYENQVVAARQIYDSAQRTDALQRAQQRISELKPYLFLWSDRRVAALSAKVTTLDGPINKSTPLYLWNIERWHLVK